The following coding sequences lie in one Mycobacterium sp. Z3061 genomic window:
- a CDS encoding DUF2599 domain-containing protein produces the protein MATAAHVDLAASGQGYVERVEWTRVGDTASLRVYPTAAGRQASTRLVGPDQAWGEVLRLAPDADKPGMRDQFVCHWRLAEFAQPGKVSWNLEPWRPSVGAVAMITSRCNPGGTEESA, from the coding sequence TTGGCGACGGCGGCGCACGTCGACCTGGCAGCGTCCGGTCAGGGCTACGTCGAGCGCGTCGAGTGGACCAGGGTCGGGGACACGGCCAGCTTGCGGGTGTACCCGACGGCCGCCGGCCGGCAGGCGTCGACCCGTCTGGTCGGGCCGGACCAGGCCTGGGGGGAAGTGCTCAGACTTGCACCGGACGCCGACAAGCCGGGAATGCGCGACCAATTCGTGTGTCATTGGCGTTTGGCCGAATTCGCCCAACCGGGCAAGGTCAGCTGGAACCTGGAACCGTGGCGGCCCTCGGTAGGCGCGGTCGCGATGATCACCTCACGCTGCAATCCTGGTGGAACCGAAGAGTCCGCCTGA
- a CDS encoding helix-turn-helix domain-containing protein: MSYRELPAPAPLRDLVECTWVSDSPRRARVLPDGCMDLIEMDDRVLVAGPDTAAFISEQSCAVARGIRFRPGALPRLLGIPAVEVRDARVDLESLCPKVGGVPLMSLTARLLQHETSRETAPWQLAVLRRVTERLGSGAAVHSVAAEIGWSARNLQRQCVAVYGYGPATLRRILRFRRAVRLLDAGMSAADAAVMTGYADQSHMSRQVRELAGISASQLGNGA, from the coding sequence GTGAGCTACCGCGAGTTGCCGGCACCCGCACCGCTGCGGGATCTGGTGGAGTGCACGTGGGTCAGCGACTCGCCACGGCGCGCGAGGGTCCTGCCCGACGGGTGCATGGACCTCATCGAAATGGACGATCGTGTGCTGGTGGCCGGACCTGACACCGCGGCATTCATCAGCGAGCAAAGCTGTGCCGTCGCAAGGGGGATCCGGTTTCGCCCGGGTGCGTTGCCGAGACTGCTGGGGATCCCGGCCGTCGAAGTGCGCGACGCGCGGGTAGACCTGGAATCGTTGTGCCCCAAAGTCGGTGGCGTGCCGCTGATGTCATTGACCGCCCGCCTGTTACAGCACGAAACTTCCCGCGAGACCGCACCGTGGCAACTTGCCGTGCTGCGCCGTGTCACCGAACGGCTGGGCAGCGGAGCCGCAGTGCACTCGGTGGCCGCGGAAATCGGTTGGTCGGCAAGGAATCTGCAGCGACAGTGTGTCGCGGTGTACGGTTACGGCCCGGCGACGCTGCGGCGGATTCTGCGATTCCGCAGGGCAGTACGATTGCTGGACGCGGGGATGTCAGCCGCTGATGCCGCCGTCATGACCGGGTATGCCGACCAGTCGCACATGTCGCGGCAGGTGCGTGAGCTGGCCGGCATCAGTGCCAGTCAGCTCGGCAACGGGGCGTAA
- a CDS encoding TPM domain-containing protein: protein MRIVRLFGVVLSVLAASLLLATPSGAQPPSKLTDHITDTTGALTNSDRAAVSSALDRLYRDKHIQLWVVYVDNFSRFKPENWVDRTREATGMGGNDALLAVATNTKLYAFSAPGVAAGELSSLQSTQIGPAVSAKNWSGAAVAAADGLNNTMTSSQASSKRIWPLVAVGVGVVVLVVLLLLLYRRHRRRRAGRGIEAGSGQVNIEGPVNSAGPALSTADARLRQISDYAAKHRQHIGADAKARFEDAKRHLAAAHAKAATNEREAVAHANQASILAAQAQTLANCDVLAAHRTRGPRGSASR from the coding sequence ATGCGCATTGTTCGCCTGTTCGGAGTAGTCCTGTCGGTCCTCGCGGCGAGTTTGCTGCTGGCGACCCCCTCGGGCGCGCAGCCGCCGTCCAAGCTCACCGACCACATCACCGACACCACCGGAGCGCTGACGAATTCCGATCGGGCGGCGGTCAGTTCGGCTCTCGATCGGCTCTACCGCGACAAGCACATTCAACTGTGGGTGGTCTATGTCGACAATTTCTCCCGGTTCAAACCGGAAAACTGGGTCGACCGGACCCGCGAGGCGACCGGTATGGGGGGCAACGACGCGTTGCTGGCCGTGGCGACCAACACCAAGCTGTATGCGTTCAGCGCGCCGGGGGTCGCGGCAGGCGAGTTGAGCAGTCTACAGAGCACGCAGATCGGGCCCGCTGTGAGCGCGAAGAACTGGAGCGGCGCCGCGGTCGCCGCGGCCGATGGGCTCAACAACACGATGACCTCATCCCAGGCCTCGTCGAAACGGATCTGGCCGCTGGTCGCCGTCGGCGTCGGCGTAGTCGTGCTGGTGGTGCTGCTTCTCCTGCTCTACCGCAGGCATCGCCGGCGGCGTGCCGGGCGGGGGATCGAAGCCGGCAGTGGTCAGGTGAATATCGAGGGACCCGTCAATTCGGCGGGTCCGGCGCTGTCGACCGCGGACGCCAGATTGCGACAGATCTCCGATTACGCCGCCAAACACCGTCAGCACATCGGGGCCGACGCCAAGGCGCGGTTCGAAGATGCGAAACGGCACCTGGCCGCGGCACACGCCAAGGCGGCAACCAACGAGCGCGAAGCGGTCGCCCATGCCAACCAGGCATCGATTCTGGCCGCCCAGGCGCAGACGCTGGCCAACTGCGATGTGCTGGCTGCGCACCGGACCCGTGGACCCCGCGGCTCCGCATCCCGGTAG
- a CDS encoding DUF4242 domain-containing protein, giving the protein MPIFMVERNYAEELEPSLVPADGIARINDQEGVRWLYSFLSADKRKTYCLYEAPTPEAIRSAAVRAGLPADVIVEVSGRVLPTGGMAEI; this is encoded by the coding sequence ATGCCGATATTCATGGTCGAACGAAATTACGCCGAAGAGCTCGAGCCCAGCCTGGTACCGGCCGACGGGATCGCGCGGATCAACGACCAGGAGGGCGTTCGCTGGCTGTACTCCTTTCTGTCGGCCGACAAGCGCAAGACGTACTGCCTCTATGAGGCACCGACGCCCGAGGCGATCAGGTCCGCGGCAGTGCGGGCCGGCCTTCCAGCAGATGTGATCGTCGAAGTCTCGGGCCGGGTCCTACCGACCGGAGGAATGGCTGAGATCTGA
- a CDS encoding cation:proton antiporter, with protein MPAATAVHFFLELAVILGTCRVVGLLARRIGQPQVVGEMIAGVLLGPSLLGKIAPGIQHHLFPSGQANTVLYTLAQIGLVLYMFLIGLNFDVNLIKHRAGTAVAVSAAGILTPLALGAALAMPLLAQGIYFDKSVTLVMAMMFLGASIATTAFPMLARIIFEQRLSGTPLGTLALACGAADDALSWCILAIVLAVHRGNPALAATAIVGGILYSVLLLTAGRRAFKALGTISERRNTITAPVLSTVLILLMTCAWFTDTIGIYAIFGGFILGVAMPSGFFARELTARLDPLVTTFLLPLFFVYSGLNTQIGLLNSPMLWAVTLGILIVSILGKGVACTVAARLNKVPFRESVALGSLMNARGLIELILLNIGLQAGIITPTLFTILVLVAIVTTLMATPIFEFVYGRHRVDEPSELPEPATVPADGSA; from the coding sequence ATGCCCGCAGCAACCGCAGTTCACTTCTTCCTCGAACTCGCCGTCATCCTCGGCACGTGCCGGGTGGTGGGGCTGCTGGCAAGACGCATAGGGCAACCACAAGTGGTCGGCGAAATGATCGCGGGTGTCCTACTCGGACCGTCGCTGTTGGGAAAAATCGCTCCGGGAATACAACACCACCTATTTCCTTCAGGTCAGGCGAATACCGTGCTGTACACCCTGGCGCAAATCGGTCTGGTGCTTTACATGTTCCTCATCGGCCTCAATTTCGACGTCAACCTGATCAAACACCGAGCGGGCACCGCGGTCGCCGTCTCTGCTGCGGGGATTCTCACACCGCTGGCTCTGGGTGCGGCCCTCGCCATGCCCTTGCTGGCGCAGGGAATCTATTTCGACAAAAGCGTCACCCTTGTCATGGCGATGATGTTCCTGGGCGCGTCGATCGCAACCACCGCTTTTCCCATGCTGGCCCGGATTATTTTCGAACAACGGCTGTCCGGCACCCCGTTGGGCACGCTCGCCCTGGCGTGTGGCGCGGCCGACGATGCTCTCTCCTGGTGCATCCTGGCGATAGTCCTTGCCGTCCACCGCGGTAATCCCGCCCTGGCCGCCACGGCGATAGTCGGTGGCATTCTTTACAGCGTGCTGCTGCTCACTGCGGGGCGGCGGGCATTCAAGGCATTGGGCACGATTTCCGAACGTCGCAACACGATCACCGCGCCTGTGCTGAGCACGGTCCTCATTCTGCTCATGACGTGCGCCTGGTTCACCGACACCATAGGTATCTACGCGATATTCGGCGGGTTCATCCTCGGCGTGGCAATGCCGTCGGGTTTTTTCGCACGAGAACTCACCGCCCGACTCGACCCACTGGTGACCACCTTCCTGTTGCCGCTGTTCTTCGTCTACTCGGGACTGAACACGCAGATCGGCCTGTTGAACAGTCCGATGCTGTGGGCGGTGACATTGGGGATTCTGATCGTGTCGATCCTCGGGAAAGGTGTCGCGTGCACGGTTGCGGCGCGCCTGAATAAGGTTCCCTTTCGCGAATCCGTAGCGCTCGGTTCGTTGATGAACGCCCGCGGATTGATCGAACTCATCCTGCTGAACATCGGACTTCAAGCCGGCATCATCACTCCGACGCTTTTCACGATTCTGGTCCTGGTCGCTATCGTCACCACGCTGATGGCCACACCGATATTCGAGTTCGTTTACGGTCGCCACCGAGTCGATGAACCGAGCGAGTTGCCCGAGCCCGCGACTGTGCCCGCCGACGGCTCCGCGTAG
- a CDS encoding AAA family ATPase: protein MAQWVPPPLPAEVVVRRRGSFVGRAGELAALEQAWELVEKGDRQAIFVGGEPGAGKSRLVAAIAGSLADHGVAVLMGSCTADAGVPYEPFVEALDRLLSSNPAGAFAETLAEAGPQLSRLSSHVQRHSADTAVTEHAGTGRRVLLDALTGFLRRLTRDRPIALMLDDLHWAQLPTLAMLEHVLAGCADVRMLVVATFRTTAPDRSDELVTRMAEMHRFDGVRRLDLDGLDTDAIAEFVCSTQRLARSELRTAAALLRDKTGGNPFFLTELCKDLERRGGVAALSSHRSVPSSIGDAIAGRLAGLGASVREIVEQAAVLGETFDLPALIAGSEADLAVTLAAVDSAEGVGLIRAVQGSDVDFSFVHALTREAVVARMAASRLRILHARAAKALEGRADPSVIPRLANHYLLAHVLGYHEQALRYAQEAARIAEHSLAYEDAATWYERAASLPELSRAERAGMQLSSAANHVRAGDFARARGMYENINASDDPLVRLQAAIGYEDANWRPGLADSKAADLLAAALETCGLDATDPRYVRALGSFGRALAFAGETARARDVSSLAIDRARAGEDPAVLVHALETSLWHGLTPDMCEHQLDRSTELSRVALARRDYEALGSASHFRALASYQAGRPDDLSAATGDMERAGLTSGQPFFSFVGACAQGGMAYLRGDFEDAERWAEIAVRTGGLLGSDTTEGSYGVQMFMIRRETGALRRFSTFVDGSETFAGRWLPGLLALYTELDCERGMNRALNQLLSRNLGERTEAARWPMELIFMLEAALALGNREAVHALRPFVTRYEGKNVMAGQFVALFGSADRYLARIAALNGETGAAEAYFTSALEMDRRMGSVVHVAETLARRALFALAHGSTERAVQWAGEARAVAAPIGQTRVLNLLDPVMTANGPDGLTEREVEVLRLLAEGLSNRAIGERLYISSNTAANHVRSILLKTGAANRTQAAMYAADHELLG, encoded by the coding sequence ATGGCGCAGTGGGTGCCGCCACCGCTTCCGGCCGAAGTCGTCGTACGTCGCCGTGGGTCTTTCGTGGGCCGCGCCGGTGAACTGGCCGCGCTGGAGCAGGCCTGGGAGTTGGTCGAAAAGGGGGACCGCCAGGCGATTTTCGTGGGCGGGGAACCGGGTGCAGGCAAGTCACGTCTGGTCGCCGCCATCGCCGGATCCCTGGCCGATCACGGAGTCGCGGTCCTGATGGGCAGCTGCACCGCCGATGCCGGCGTTCCGTACGAACCGTTCGTTGAGGCGCTCGACCGGCTGCTGTCGTCAAATCCTGCCGGAGCATTCGCCGAAACGCTGGCCGAGGCGGGACCGCAGCTGAGCCGGTTGTCGTCTCATGTGCAGCGGCACAGTGCGGACACGGCCGTCACCGAACATGCAGGCACCGGCCGGCGGGTGCTGCTCGATGCGCTGACCGGATTCCTGCGCCGGTTGACCAGAGACCGCCCGATCGCGCTGATGCTCGACGACCTGCACTGGGCGCAGCTCCCGACGCTGGCGATGTTGGAGCATGTGCTGGCCGGCTGCGCCGACGTTCGCATGCTGGTGGTGGCGACGTTTCGCACCACAGCACCGGACCGCTCCGACGAACTGGTCACCCGGATGGCCGAAATGCACCGCTTCGACGGTGTGCGACGACTGGACCTGGACGGCCTCGACACCGACGCGATCGCTGAATTCGTCTGCAGCACCCAGCGATTGGCCCGCTCGGAGCTGCGGACCGCGGCGGCTCTGTTGCGGGACAAAACCGGTGGCAACCCGTTCTTTCTGACCGAACTGTGCAAAGACCTGGAGCGGCGCGGCGGGGTGGCCGCGCTGAGCTCACACCGATCCGTTCCCAGCTCGATCGGTGACGCCATCGCCGGCCGGCTGGCCGGTCTTGGAGCAAGCGTGCGGGAGATCGTCGAACAGGCCGCGGTGCTCGGTGAGACATTCGACCTGCCGGCGCTCATCGCCGGCAGCGAGGCCGACCTGGCGGTGACGCTGGCAGCCGTCGATTCGGCCGAGGGCGTCGGCCTGATCAGGGCGGTGCAGGGATCCGACGTCGACTTCTCGTTCGTGCATGCGCTGACCCGAGAGGCCGTGGTCGCCAGGATGGCGGCGTCGCGGCTGCGAATACTGCATGCCCGAGCGGCGAAGGCCCTGGAGGGGCGGGCCGATCCCTCGGTCATCCCGCGCCTGGCCAATCACTATCTGTTGGCCCACGTGCTCGGTTACCACGAGCAGGCCCTGCGGTACGCGCAGGAGGCGGCCCGGATCGCCGAGCACAGCCTGGCCTATGAGGACGCGGCGACATGGTACGAGCGGGCCGCATCGCTACCCGAGCTCAGCCGCGCGGAGCGGGCCGGGATGCAGCTCAGTTCCGCTGCGAATCACGTTCGCGCCGGGGACTTCGCGCGCGCTCGCGGCATGTACGAGAACATCAATGCTTCCGACGACCCGCTGGTGCGCCTGCAGGCGGCCATCGGCTACGAAGACGCCAACTGGCGTCCCGGGCTGGCAGATTCCAAGGCCGCCGACCTGCTGGCCGCAGCCCTGGAGACGTGCGGTCTGGACGCCACTGACCCGCGCTATGTGCGGGCGCTGGGCAGCTTCGGCCGGGCACTGGCGTTCGCCGGTGAGACGGCGCGTGCCAGGGACGTCAGCAGCCTGGCCATCGACCGGGCGCGGGCGGGCGAAGACCCGGCGGTGCTCGTGCATGCTCTGGAGACAAGTCTTTGGCACGGTCTGACGCCGGATATGTGTGAGCACCAACTGGATCGGTCCACTGAACTGTCGCGGGTGGCGCTCGCCCGGCGGGACTACGAGGCCCTGGGCTCTGCGTCACACTTCCGGGCGCTGGCCAGTTATCAAGCGGGACGGCCGGATGACTTGTCGGCGGCGACGGGGGACATGGAGCGCGCCGGCCTGACGTCCGGGCAACCCTTCTTCAGCTTCGTCGGCGCCTGCGCCCAGGGCGGGATGGCCTACCTGCGTGGCGATTTCGAGGATGCCGAGCGATGGGCGGAGATCGCCGTGCGCACCGGGGGACTGCTCGGCAGCGACACCACGGAAGGCTCTTACGGAGTCCAGATGTTCATGATCCGGCGCGAGACCGGTGCCCTCAGGAGATTCAGCACATTCGTAGACGGCAGTGAGACTTTCGCCGGCCGCTGGTTGCCCGGGCTGCTGGCGCTCTATACCGAATTGGACTGCGAGCGGGGCATGAACCGCGCCCTCAATCAGCTACTCAGCCGCAACCTCGGGGAGCGGACCGAGGCGGCGCGGTGGCCGATGGAACTGATCTTCATGCTGGAAGCGGCGCTGGCGCTGGGCAACCGGGAAGCGGTTCATGCGCTACGCCCGTTCGTCACACGCTACGAAGGCAAGAACGTCATGGCGGGCCAGTTCGTCGCGTTGTTCGGCAGTGCGGACCGCTACCTCGCCCGCATCGCGGCTCTCAACGGCGAAACCGGCGCTGCTGAAGCGTATTTCACCTCTGCCCTGGAGATGGACCGGCGGATGGGCTCGGTGGTGCACGTCGCTGAGACGCTCGCCAGACGGGCTCTGTTCGCGCTCGCGCACGGCAGTACCGAGCGGGCCGTGCAGTGGGCCGGAGAGGCTCGCGCCGTCGCCGCGCCGATCGGCCAGACTCGCGTCTTGAACCTCCTGGACCCCGTGATGACCGCCAACGGGCCGGACGGCCTGACGGAGCGAGAAGTCGAGGTATTGCGGCTGCTGGCCGAGGGACTGAGCAACCGGGCGATCGGTGAACGTCTCTACATCAGCTCGAACACTGCCGCCAACCATGTGCGCAGCATCCTGCTCAAGACAGGCGCCGCCAACCGCACCCAGGCCGCCATGTACGCCGCCGATCACGAATTGCTGGGATAG
- a CDS encoding FAD-binding oxidoreductase has product MSTASAVGQPNLLGGSVILPHDAEYDDARALYNAMIDRRPAMIARCGSVDDVIASLAFARTSGLAVAVRGGGHSGPGFGTVDGGIVIDLSPMARIDVNADARTVRVQGGATSGQVDSATHAFGLATPSGVIASTGVGGLTLGGGHGYLSRKYGLTIDNLLEAEVVLADGRVVIASESDHPDLFWALRGGGGNFGVVTSFTFRLHPVQSVICGPTAWPAAATADILSWFRDFIPAQDEDLYGFFATMTVPPGDPFPAEFHLQKACSVVWCYTGDPSRADEVFAPVRQMKPAFDGIGAAPYPALQSTFDGLYPKGLQWYWRGDFFRTIDDGAVRAHARFVEELPTMHSAMHLYPIDGAVHRVGQTETAWSYRDVNFSQVIVGVDPDPANGPALRRFTADYWEATHPYSAGGAYINFMMEEGQERVRATYGPNYRRLTEIKAEFDPQNIFRINQNIVPAR; this is encoded by the coding sequence ATGTCCACTGCAAGTGCGGTCGGCCAGCCGAATCTGCTGGGCGGGAGCGTGATTCTGCCGCACGACGCGGAGTACGACGATGCCCGCGCTCTGTACAACGCGATGATCGACAGACGGCCCGCGATGATCGCCCGATGCGGGTCCGTCGACGACGTGATCGCCTCTCTGGCGTTTGCGCGGACGTCGGGCCTGGCCGTCGCGGTGCGCGGGGGCGGTCACAGCGGTCCCGGGTTCGGCACCGTCGACGGCGGCATCGTCATCGACTTGTCGCCGATGGCACGGATCGACGTGAACGCCGACGCACGCACCGTCCGGGTGCAGGGTGGAGCGACATCTGGCCAGGTGGACTCCGCCACCCACGCCTTCGGATTGGCCACACCGTCCGGCGTGATCGCCAGCACCGGTGTCGGGGGGCTGACCCTGGGCGGGGGCCACGGCTACCTGTCGCGCAAGTACGGCCTGACCATCGACAATCTGCTGGAAGCCGAGGTGGTGCTGGCCGACGGGCGGGTGGTGATCGCTTCGGAGTCGGATCACCCCGACCTCTTCTGGGCGCTGCGCGGCGGCGGCGGAAACTTCGGCGTGGTCACCTCGTTCACGTTCCGGCTGCATCCCGTCCAGTCGGTCATCTGTGGCCCGACGGCCTGGCCGGCGGCGGCGACCGCCGACATCCTCTCCTGGTTCCGCGACTTCATTCCGGCTCAGGATGAGGACCTGTACGGCTTCTTCGCGACGATGACGGTTCCGCCGGGAGATCCCTTTCCGGCGGAGTTCCACCTGCAGAAGGCCTGCTCCGTGGTCTGGTGCTACACCGGCGACCCGTCGCGAGCCGACGAGGTGTTCGCGCCGGTTCGGCAGATGAAACCGGCCTTCGACGGCATCGGTGCGGCGCCGTACCCGGCGCTGCAGTCGACCTTCGACGGGTTGTATCCCAAAGGGCTGCAGTGGTACTGGCGCGGTGACTTCTTCCGGACGATCGACGACGGCGCGGTGCGGGCGCACGCCCGCTTCGTCGAGGAACTGCCGACGATGCACTCCGCGATGCACCTCTACCCGATCGACGGGGCGGTGCACCGGGTCGGGCAGACCGAGACCGCGTGGTCCTACCGCGACGTGAACTTCTCGCAAGTCATCGTCGGTGTGGACCCTGACCCGGCCAACGGCCCTGCGCTGCGGCGGTTTACGGCCGACTACTGGGAGGCCACTCATCCGTATTCCGCGGGCGGCGCCTACATCAACTTCATGATGGAGGAAGGTCAAGAACGCGTCCGCGCCACCTACGGGCCGAACTACCGCCGCCTCACCGAGATCAAGGCGGAGTTCGACCCGCAGAACATCTTCCGTATCAACCAGAACATCGTGCCTGCGAGGTGA
- a CDS encoding lycopene cyclase family protein, which translates to MDVRAQLSHLSAEAREALAQKIKSQLSGGELTAADYDVAIVGGGIAALTLALELHRARPQTRLLIIEANGHPAPEITHTVGESTVEISAQYLRDRLGLADHLNTAQIRKMGLRMFFTHNGNTDITQRMELGSSSFTHQVTYQIDRGRLENELNRRCVSAGITVITGRVRSVELGYGSRSHTISIQDGDIITQKTARWVADASGRNRALPRQLELRRPNEHNCNAVWLRVAAEIDIGKWSDDPSWQARLVEGDRAMSTNHLMGEGYWVWLIRLASGATSVGIVADPAFHAFNDFNTLAKAKSWLREHEPQCAAVLADIDHLIKDFRVMKNYSHGASQVYDGRDRWCVTGDSGIFLDPLYSSGLDLVAIGNGLITDMIVRELDGEDVVGRAGISDSLFRSLTEMWLAIYCDQYILMGSPAVMAAKVIWDIAFYWGFLGLLYSNDRFVSVADDPGVVPYLEGLIALSNRMQQFFREWAAIEGARPAGGFVDLYAPLNFMVTLHKAMMGRAADFTARFDANALLLRQIAGQLVETVVAEKCERFSDDDVMRQVQAWQRDSLLRELRSIYRREQATNPISHEWIVSSAPAFEFS; encoded by the coding sequence GTGGACGTGCGAGCGCAGCTGTCGCATCTGAGCGCGGAGGCACGGGAGGCCCTCGCGCAAAAGATAAAAAGCCAGCTCTCCGGTGGTGAGCTCACCGCAGCGGACTACGACGTCGCGATCGTGGGGGGCGGCATCGCGGCGCTTACGCTGGCTCTGGAACTCCACCGGGCCAGGCCGCAAACCAGACTGCTCATCATCGAGGCCAACGGGCACCCGGCTCCGGAGATCACCCACACGGTCGGTGAGTCGACGGTCGAGATTTCCGCGCAGTACCTGCGGGATCGCCTCGGACTGGCCGACCATCTCAACACCGCACAGATTCGCAAGATGGGTCTGCGCATGTTCTTCACGCACAACGGAAACACCGATATCACCCAGCGAATGGAACTCGGCAGTTCCTCGTTCACGCATCAGGTCACATACCAAATCGATCGCGGCAGGCTGGAAAACGAGCTCAACCGACGATGCGTGTCCGCCGGCATCACCGTTATCACCGGCCGGGTTCGATCCGTTGAATTGGGTTACGGAAGTCGTTCTCACACCATTTCCATCCAGGATGGCGACATCATCACCCAAAAGACCGCTCGTTGGGTCGCTGACGCGTCGGGGCGAAATCGGGCATTGCCCCGGCAACTGGAGCTGAGGCGGCCCAACGAGCACAACTGCAACGCCGTGTGGCTGCGCGTCGCGGCGGAGATCGATATCGGTAAGTGGAGCGACGATCCGAGTTGGCAGGCGCGTCTGGTCGAAGGCGACCGGGCAATGTCGACCAATCATCTGATGGGGGAAGGCTACTGGGTCTGGCTCATCCGGCTGGCATCCGGAGCCACCAGCGTCGGCATTGTGGCAGACCCGGCATTTCATGCATTCAACGATTTCAACACGCTTGCCAAGGCGAAATCGTGGTTGCGTGAGCACGAGCCGCAATGCGCCGCGGTGCTGGCCGATATCGATCACCTGATCAAAGACTTCAGAGTGATGAAGAACTACAGTCACGGTGCCAGCCAGGTATACGACGGACGCGACCGGTGGTGCGTCACCGGAGACTCGGGAATTTTCCTGGATCCGCTGTATTCATCCGGACTCGACCTTGTTGCAATCGGCAACGGCCTCATCACCGACATGATTGTCCGTGAACTCGACGGCGAAGATGTCGTCGGGAGGGCCGGAATCAGCGATTCGTTGTTTCGGTCCCTCACCGAGATGTGGCTGGCTATTTACTGCGACCAGTACATTCTGATGGGCTCACCTGCCGTCATGGCCGCGAAGGTGATCTGGGATATCGCCTTCTACTGGGGATTCTTGGGACTTCTCTACAGCAACGACCGATTCGTCAGTGTCGCTGACGACCCCGGCGTAGTGCCCTATTTGGAGGGACTTATCGCGCTCAGCAACCGGATGCAGCAATTCTTCCGGGAATGGGCCGCAATCGAGGGCGCGCGTCCCGCCGGGGGCTTCGTCGATCTCTATGCTCCGCTGAACTTCATGGTCACGTTGCACAAGGCCATGATGGGACGGGCCGCGGACTTCACCGCCCGGTTCGACGCGAACGCGCTGTTGCTGCGCCAGATAGCGGGCCAGTTGGTCGAGACAGTAGTTGCGGAAAAGTGCGAAAGGTTTTCCGATGACGATGTCATGCGGCAGGTCCAGGCTTGGCAACGAGATTCGCTGTTGCGCGAACTCCGCTCCATCTACCGCCGCGAGCAGGCCACCAATCCGATCAGCCACGAGTGGATCGTCAGCAGCGCACCTGCATTCGAATTCAGTTAG
- a CDS encoding PE family protein: MIAAPGAVEAAAADLATVGTTLDAAHAAAAAPTLTVEPAAADEVSIGIARLFSSYARDCQMVAAEVATLYERFIKHLTASAVSYAAAEAANVAMLMQPVAGAAGSLAVAAAAFDPLVYLNMMAGRLGTVINGTPALIAGLFQLFLTRSEPSTCCRSI, translated from the coding sequence GTGATCGCCGCGCCGGGAGCTGTGGAGGCAGCCGCAGCAGATCTGGCGACTGTCGGTACCACCCTCGACGCCGCGCACGCCGCGGCGGCGGCGCCGACACTCACGGTGGAACCTGCTGCCGCCGATGAGGTTTCGATTGGCATAGCGCGCCTGTTCTCCAGTTACGCGCGTGACTGCCAAATGGTCGCGGCTGAGGTGGCGACGTTGTATGAGCGGTTCATCAAGCACTTGACCGCGAGCGCGGTTTCGTATGCGGCTGCCGAGGCCGCCAATGTGGCGATGCTGATGCAGCCGGTGGCGGGGGCTGCGGGCTCACTCGCCGTCGCCGCCGCGGCCTTCGATCCCCTCGTCTATTTGAACATGATGGCCGGCCGGCTCGGCACCGTGATCAATGGCACCCCGGCACTGATTGCGGGTTTATTCCAGCTTTTCCTCACCCGGTCGGAACCCTCAACTTGCTGCCGCAGTATCTGA
- the mddA gene encoding methanethiol S-methyltransferase produces MGCPVLHHAGTPTATDARFLRVLALLYGGLNYLVFFGVFLYLVGFVVDVAVPRSVDHAIAAPVGQAVVIDLGLLLLFALQHSVMARPAFKRWWTRFVPAPIERSTYVLVSNATFVLMFWQWRSIDSTIWQLDSAPARTAVYAAGALGWLIALASTFMIDHFELFGIRQVLHNLLSKPLVQKGFRVVLLYRLVRHPLMLGFLIAFWAAPTMTAGHLLFAAANTVYIMIAVQFEERDLVRELGEQYRGYQGRVPMLLPRVRR; encoded by the coding sequence ATGGGGTGCCCGGTGCTCCACCATGCCGGGACCCCTACTGCGACCGATGCGAGGTTCCTCCGCGTACTAGCGTTGCTCTACGGCGGTCTCAACTACCTGGTGTTCTTCGGCGTCTTCTTGTATCTGGTCGGTTTCGTGGTCGACGTCGCCGTGCCCCGCAGCGTCGACCACGCCATCGCCGCGCCGGTCGGGCAGGCCGTGGTGATCGACCTCGGTCTGCTGCTGTTGTTCGCGCTGCAACACAGCGTGATGGCCCGGCCCGCCTTCAAGCGGTGGTGGACCCGATTCGTGCCCGCGCCGATCGAACGCAGCACCTACGTGCTGGTGTCCAACGCGACTTTCGTGCTGATGTTCTGGCAGTGGCGTTCGATAGACAGCACCATCTGGCAGCTGGATTCCGCGCCGGCTCGGACAGCGGTGTATGCGGCCGGTGCACTCGGGTGGCTCATTGCGCTGGCTTCGACGTTCATGATCGACCACTTCGAGCTCTTCGGCATCCGGCAGGTGTTGCACAACCTGCTGTCAAAGCCCCTCGTGCAGAAAGGCTTCCGCGTCGTGCTGCTCTACCGGCTGGTGCGTCACCCGCTGATGCTCGGATTCCTGATCGCGTTCTGGGCCGCGCCGACGATGACGGCAGGGCATCTGCTGTTCGCCGCGGCCAACACCGTCTACATCATGATCGCGGTCCAATTCGAAGAGCGCGACCTGGTCCGGGAGCTGGGTGAGCAGTACCGCGGCTACCAGGGACGCGTGCCGATGTTGCTACCCCGCGTGCGGCGCTGA